In Prunus dulcis chromosome 1, ALMONDv2, whole genome shotgun sequence, the following are encoded in one genomic region:
- the LOC117634572 gene encoding ATP synthase subunit beta, mitochondrial isoform X2, whose amino-acid sequence MASRRLLSSLARSSVRRAPSKSPISSPNPRIASPSPSSRCASPYGYILNRVAQYATAAAAETTTASSSPKSKDAGKGKITDEFTGKGAIGKVCQVIGAVVDVRFEEGLPPILTALEVLDNSIRLVLEVAQHLGENMVRTIAMDGTEGLVRGQRVLNTGSPITVPVGRATLGRIMNVIGEPIDERGDMKTDHFLPIHREAPAFVEQATEQQILVTGIKVVDLLAPYQRGGKIGLFGGAGVGKTVLIMELINNVAKAHGQSFSKYIHADSKCALVYGQMNEPPGARARVGLTGLTVAEHFRDAEGQDVLLFIDNIFRFTQANSEVSALLGRIPSAVGYQPTLATDLGGLQERITTTKKGSITSVQAIYVPADDLTDPAPATTFAHLDATTVLSRQISELGIYPAVDPLDSTSRMLSPHILGEEHYNTARGVQKVLQDYKNLQDIIAILGMDELSEDDKLTVARARKIQRFLSQPFHVAEVFTGAPGKYVELKESITSFQGVLDGKYDDLSEQSFYMVGGIEEVIAKAEKIAKESAA is encoded by the exons ATGGCTTCGCGAAGGCTCTTATCTTCTCTCGCCCGGTCCTCCGTACGCCGAGCACCTTCTAAATCTCCGATCTCAAGCCCTAACCCTAGAATCGCATCCCCATCGCCATCGTCTCGATGCGCTTCTCCTTATGGCTACATCCTCAACCGCGTGGCCCAGTACGCCACCGCCGCGGCTGCCGAGACAACGACGGCGTCATCATCCCCTAAAAGTAAGGACGCCGGGAAGGGAAAAATTACCGACGAATTCACCGGGAAGGGCGCGATCGGGAAGGTGTGCCAGGTGATCGGAGCCGTTGTCGATGTGAGGTTCGAGGAGGGCTTGCCCCCGATCTTGACTGCACTTGAAGTGCTGGACAACTCGATCCGATTGGTGCTTGAGGTGGCTCAGCACTTGGGCGAGAACATGGTCAGGACCATTGCTATGGATGGTACTGAAGGGCTTGTCAGAGGACAGCGCGTGCTCAACACTGGTTCTCCCATCACT GTGCCTGTTGGTAGGGCTACCCTTGGTCGAATCATGAATGTCATCGGAGAGCCCATTGATGAGAGAGGCGATATGA AAACCGATCACTTTCTGCCCATCCATAGAGAAGCTCCTGCCTTTGTTGAGCAAGCAACTGAACAGCAGATCCTTGTTACCGGAATCAAG GTTGTAGATCTTCTTGCTCCCTACCAAAGAGGAGGAAAGATTGGGTTGTTTGGTGGTGCTGGTGTAGGAAAAACTGTGCTTATTATGGAACTTATCAACAATGTTGCAAAGGCTCATGGTCAGAGTTTTTCGAAATATATACAT GCTGACAGCAAATGTGCTCTAGTGTACGGTCAAATGAATGAGCCCCCTGGTGCTCGTGCTCGTGTTGGTTTGACTGGGTTGACTGTGGCTGAACACTTCCGTGATGCTGAAGGGCAAGATGTGCTTCTCTTTATTGACAACATTTTCCGCTTTACCCAA GCAAACTCTGAGGTGTCTGCTTTGCTTGGTCGTATCCCATCTGCTGTCGGATACCAACCTACTTTAGCTACTGATCTTGGAGGTCTTCAAGAGCGTATTACTACCACCAAGAAGGGTTCCATCACTTCTGTCCAAGCTATTTATGTGCCTGCTGATGACTTGACAGATCCAGCTCCTGCCACCACCTTTGCTCATTTGGATGCCACCACTGTGCTGTCACGACAG ATCTCTGAGCTTGGTATCTATCCTGCCGTCGATCCCCTTGATTCCACATCTCGTATGCTCTCCCCTCATATTTTGGGTGAGGAACACTACAACACTGCTCGTGGTGTCCAGAAGGTTCTTCAAGATTACAAGAATTTGCAAGATATTATTGCTATTTTGGGGATGGATGAGCTTAGTGAAGACGATAAGTTGACAGTCGCCCGTGCCCGTAAAATTCAACGTTTCTTGAGCCAGCCGTTCCATGTTGCAGAGGTTTTCACTGGTGCCCCTGGAAAATACGTGGAGTTGAAAGAAAGCATTACCAGCTTCCAG ggAGTGTTGGATGGAAAGTACGATGACCTTTCAGAACAATCGTTCTACATGGTTGGAGGTATCGAGGAGGTCATTGCTAAGGCTGAGAAGATTGCCAAGGAGTCTGCTGCCTAA
- the LOC117634572 gene encoding ATP synthase subunit beta, mitochondrial isoform X1 has translation MASRRLLSSLARSSVRRAPSKSPISSPNPRIASPSPSSRCASPYGYILNRVAQYATAAAAETTTASSSPKSKDAGKGKITDEFTGKGAIGKVCQVIGAVVDVRFEEGLPPILTALEVLDNSIRLVLEVAQHLGENMVRTIAMDGTEGLVRGQRVLNTGSPITVPVGRATLGRIMNVIGEPIDERGDMKTDHFLPIHREAPAFVEQATEQQILVTGIKVVDLLAPYQRGGKIGLFGGAGVGKTVLIMELINNVAKAHGGFSVFAGVGERTREGNDLYREMIESGVIKLGEKQADSKCALVYGQMNEPPGARARVGLTGLTVAEHFRDAEGQDVLLFIDNIFRFTQANSEVSALLGRIPSAVGYQPTLATDLGGLQERITTTKKGSITSVQAIYVPADDLTDPAPATTFAHLDATTVLSRQISELGIYPAVDPLDSTSRMLSPHILGEEHYNTARGVQKVLQDYKNLQDIIAILGMDELSEDDKLTVARARKIQRFLSQPFHVAEVFTGAPGKYVELKESITSFQGVLDGKYDDLSEQSFYMVGGIEEVIAKAEKIAKESAA, from the exons ATGGCTTCGCGAAGGCTCTTATCTTCTCTCGCCCGGTCCTCCGTACGCCGAGCACCTTCTAAATCTCCGATCTCAAGCCCTAACCCTAGAATCGCATCCCCATCGCCATCGTCTCGATGCGCTTCTCCTTATGGCTACATCCTCAACCGCGTGGCCCAGTACGCCACCGCCGCGGCTGCCGAGACAACGACGGCGTCATCATCCCCTAAAAGTAAGGACGCCGGGAAGGGAAAAATTACCGACGAATTCACCGGGAAGGGCGCGATCGGGAAGGTGTGCCAGGTGATCGGAGCCGTTGTCGATGTGAGGTTCGAGGAGGGCTTGCCCCCGATCTTGACTGCACTTGAAGTGCTGGACAACTCGATCCGATTGGTGCTTGAGGTGGCTCAGCACTTGGGCGAGAACATGGTCAGGACCATTGCTATGGATGGTACTGAAGGGCTTGTCAGAGGACAGCGCGTGCTCAACACTGGTTCTCCCATCACT GTGCCTGTTGGTAGGGCTACCCTTGGTCGAATCATGAATGTCATCGGAGAGCCCATTGATGAGAGAGGCGATATGA AAACCGATCACTTTCTGCCCATCCATAGAGAAGCTCCTGCCTTTGTTGAGCAAGCAACTGAACAGCAGATCCTTGTTACCGGAATCAAG GTTGTAGATCTTCTTGCTCCCTACCAAAGAGGAGGAAAGATTGGGTTGTTTGGTGGTGCTGGTGTAGGAAAAACTGTGCTTATTATGGAACTTATCAACAATGTTGCAAAGGCTCATG GTGGTTTCTCTGTGTTTGCCGGTGTTGGAGAACGTACTCGTGAGGGTAATGACTTGTACAGGGAAATGATTGAGAGTGGTGTCATTAAGCTAGGTGAAAAGCAG GCTGACAGCAAATGTGCTCTAGTGTACGGTCAAATGAATGAGCCCCCTGGTGCTCGTGCTCGTGTTGGTTTGACTGGGTTGACTGTGGCTGAACACTTCCGTGATGCTGAAGGGCAAGATGTGCTTCTCTTTATTGACAACATTTTCCGCTTTACCCAA GCAAACTCTGAGGTGTCTGCTTTGCTTGGTCGTATCCCATCTGCTGTCGGATACCAACCTACTTTAGCTACTGATCTTGGAGGTCTTCAAGAGCGTATTACTACCACCAAGAAGGGTTCCATCACTTCTGTCCAAGCTATTTATGTGCCTGCTGATGACTTGACAGATCCAGCTCCTGCCACCACCTTTGCTCATTTGGATGCCACCACTGTGCTGTCACGACAG ATCTCTGAGCTTGGTATCTATCCTGCCGTCGATCCCCTTGATTCCACATCTCGTATGCTCTCCCCTCATATTTTGGGTGAGGAACACTACAACACTGCTCGTGGTGTCCAGAAGGTTCTTCAAGATTACAAGAATTTGCAAGATATTATTGCTATTTTGGGGATGGATGAGCTTAGTGAAGACGATAAGTTGACAGTCGCCCGTGCCCGTAAAATTCAACGTTTCTTGAGCCAGCCGTTCCATGTTGCAGAGGTTTTCACTGGTGCCCCTGGAAAATACGTGGAGTTGAAAGAAAGCATTACCAGCTTCCAG ggAGTGTTGGATGGAAAGTACGATGACCTTTCAGAACAATCGTTCTACATGGTTGGAGGTATCGAGGAGGTCATTGCTAAGGCTGAGAAGATTGCCAAGGAGTCTGCTGCCTAA
- the LOC117627553 gene encoding fruit protein pKIWI502-like, giving the protein MSFTIFQPASVPLLHSHAHLSSPLPPMSILRRLNANHLKLKLRRHRFASVAAAVRQDTALWTQAPLSEIEPAAESLFHVRIDLSDAPDLASSHTRAGQYLQLRVPDESKPSFLAIASPPSLAATKGVFEFLVKSVAGSTAELLCTLKRGDVVELSQAMGKGFEIDRIDPPEKYPTVLIFATGSGISPIRSLIESGFSADTRSDVKLFYGARNLDRMAYQDRFKDWESSGVEIVPVLSQPHDGWTGQSGYVQAAFSRAKQIYNPLSTAAVLCGQKQMTEEVTSILIADGVPSEKILKNF; this is encoded by the exons ATGTCATTTACAATCTTCCAACCCGCTTCGGTGCCCCTCCTCCACTCCCATGCGCACCTTAGCTCACCCCTCCCTCCCATGTCTATCTTACGCCGCCTGAACGCCAACCacctaaaactaaaactacgCCGCCACCGCTTCGCCAGTGTCGCCGCCGCAGTACGCCAGGACACCGCGCTCTGGACCCAAGCCCCACTCTCCGAGATTGAACCAGCCGCCGAGTCGCTCTTCCACGTCCGCATCGACTTGTCCGACGCGCCCGACCTCGCTTCGTCCCACACGCGCGCTGGCCAGTATCTCCAGCTTCGCGTCCCGGACGAGTCCAAACCCTCGTTTCTGGCCATCGCGTCGCCGCCTTCGTTGGCGGCGACAAAGGGCGTGTTCGAGTTCTTGGTGAAGAGCGTGGCGGGGTCCACAGCGGAGCTTCTGTGCACGCTCAAGAGAGGGGATGTCGTGGAGCTAAGCCAGGCTATGGGGAAAGGCTTCGAGATTGATCGGATCGACCCGCCCGAGAAATACCCAACGGTTCTAATATTCGCCACGGGATCTGGAATAAG TCCAATCCGTTCTCTGATTGAATCGGGGTTTAGCGCCGATACAAGATCAGACGTCAAGCTCTTCTATGGGGCTAGAAACCTCGACAGAATGGCTTATCAG GATAGATTTAAGGACTGGGAATCTTCAGGTGTTGAGATTGTGCCAGTATTATCACAGCCGCATGATGGTTGGACGGGACAAAGTGGTTATGTGCAG GCTGCTTTTTCCAGAGCCAAGCAAATTTATAACCCTCTTTCTACAGCTGCTGTTTTATGTGGGCAGAAGCAGATGACTGAG GAGGTTACCTCAATTCTTATAGCAGATGGAGTCCCCAGTGAAAAAATACTGAAGAATTTCTGA